Proteins encoded together in one Vigna angularis cultivar LongXiaoDou No.4 chromosome 5, ASM1680809v1, whole genome shotgun sequence window:
- the LOC128196629 gene encoding uncharacterized protein LOC128196629: MPNCDVEVVFHHGGKFVNDGSFKYEFGQTSTLKIDPDRWSYFEIMSILKEMGYINVKELWYSVGGGTVLEGRLELLSDDKGACDLVNLAILNGQSHLYVVHMVSDPEYVHMLGEGDTDNRVEVECEEECEKAGNDNCVEAEAEGDTDGAVLGEGVEADNDNIVEAEVVGEDVGAGLGEGVEAVNDNFVEAEAEGEDVGAVLGEGVEADSDNFVDAEAEGEDVGAVLGEGVEADSDNFVEAEAEREDGGHDDYDVRSWNGDEEDVLSEDHLVEVSVHGDEVEDDFCNRSEEVEVGGPSGKYLMKRWARNREKISWSGFKLFEVRHTSNIGDKFVVDIDKVDCSCRKWSITGIPCCHALTAMTFLNINGEDYISHWFTKSTYEQTYFPMIYPVNSAHIWEMTSMPDVLPPPKRILPGRPKKKRRLEPWELKKDDTQLRQGGTHKRCGICRELGHKRNTCPQAAQAAPTTPNATQSSQITQCEVEQPQQSHPSTTAPQTTSTPADPTATAP; this comes from the exons ATGCCTAACTGTGATGTCGAAGTGGTCTTTCACCATGGGGGCAAATTTGTGAATGATGGGTCATTTAAATATGAGTTTGGTCAAACATCTACTTTAAAAATTGACCCAGATAGATGGAGCTACTTTGAAATTATGTCCATTTTGAAGGAGATGGGCTATATTAATGTTAAAGAGTTGTGGTATTCAGTGGGTGGTGGTACTGTGTTAGAAGGAAGGTTAGAACTATTATCTGATGACAAGGGTGCATGTGATCTGGTCAACCTTGCCATTTTGAATGGTCAATCTCACCTGTATGTTGTACACATGGTGTCAGATCCTGAGTACGTTCATATGTTGGGGGAGGGTGACACTGATAATCGTGTAGAGGTAGAGTGTGAGGAAGAGTGTGAGAAGGCTGGCAATGATAATTGTGTGGAGGCAGAGGCTGAGGGAGACACTGATGGGGCTGTTTTGGGGGAGGGTGTAGAGGCTGACAATGATAACATTGTGGAGGCAGAGGTTGTGGGAGAGGATGTTGGGGCTGGTTTGGGGGAGGGTGTAGAGGCTGTTAATGATAACTTTGTGGAGGCAGAGGCTGAGGGAGAGGATGTTGGGGCTGTTTTGGGGGAGGGTGTAGAGGCTGACAGTGATAACTTTGTGGATGCAGAGGCTGAGGGAGAGGATGTTGGGGCTGTTTTAGGAGAGGGTGTAGAGGCTGACAGTGATAATTTTGTGGAGGCAGAGGCTGAGAGAGAGGATGGGGGACATGATGACTACGATGTTAGAAGTTGGAATGGAGATGAAGAGGATGTGTTGAGTGAAGATCATCTTGTGGAGGTTAGTGTCCATGGAGATGAAGTGGAAGATGATTTCTGTAACCGTAGTGAGGAAGTTGAAGTGGGTGGACCAAGTGGGAAGTATCTAATGAAGAGATGGGCAAGAAATAGAGAGAAGATAAG CTGGTCAGGAttcaaattatttgaagtgAGACACACTTCCAACATTGGTGACAAGTTTGTTGTTGACATAGATAAAGTGGACTGTAGTTGCAGGAAATGGAGTATAACAGGAATCCCATGCTGTCATGCCCTCACTGCCATGACATTTTTAAACATCAATGGAGAAGACTACATCTCACATTGGTTTACAAAGTCAACCTATGAACAAACATACTTTCCAATGATATATCCAGTCAACAGTGCTCATATATGGGAAATGACTTCAATGCCTGATGTGTTGCCTCCACCTAAGAGGATTTTGCCTGGTAGaccgaaaaagaaaagaagattagAGCCTTGGGAGCTAAAGAAAGATGACACTCAACTAAGACAAGGTGGAACACATAAGAGATGTGGCATATGTAGAGAGCTTGgacataaaagaaatacttgTCCACAAGCTGCCCAAGCTGCTCCAACAACTCCAAATGCAACTCAATCCAGTCAAATTACTCAATGCGAGGTTGAACAACCCCAACAAAGTCACCCATCAACAACAGCACCTCAGACAACTTCAACACCAGCTGACCCAACTGCCACAGCACCTTAA